Proteins encoded by one window of Macaca mulatta isolate MMU2019108-1 chromosome 10, T2T-MMU8v2.0, whole genome shotgun sequence:
- the CBLN4 gene encoding cerebellin-4 precursor: MGSRRRALSAVPAVLLVLTLPGLPVWAQNDTEPIVLEGKCLVVCDSNPATDSKGSSSSPLGISVRAANSKVAFSAVRSTNHEPSEMSNKTRIIYFDQILVNVGNFFTLESVFVAPRKGIYSFSFHVIKVYQSQTIQVNLMLNGKPVISAFAGDKDVTREAATNGVLLYLDKEDKVYLKLEKGNLVGGWQYSTFSGFLVFPL; the protein is encoded by the exons ATGGGCTCCCGGCGCCGGGCGCTGTCCGCGGTGCCGGCCGTGCTGCTGGTCCTCACGCTGCCGGGGCTGCCCGTCTGGGCACAGAACGACACGGAGCCCATCGTGCTGGAAGGCAAGTGTCTGGTGGTGTGCGACTCGAACCCGGCCACGGACTCCAAAGGCTCCTCTTCCTCCCCGCTGGGGATATCGGTCCGGGCGGCCAACTCCAAGGTCGCCTTCTCAGCGGTGCGGAGCACCAACCACGAGCCATCCGAGATGAGCAACAAGACGCGCATCATTTACTTCGATCAG ATCCTGGTGAATGTGGGTAATTTTTTCACGTTGGAGTCTGTCTTTGTAGCACCAAGAAAAGGAATTTACAGTTTCAGTTTTCACGTGATTAAAGTCTACCAGAGCCAAACTATCCAG gtTAACTTGATGTTAAATGGAAAACCAGTAATATCTGCCTTTGCGGGGGACAAAGATGTTACTCGTGAAGCTGCCACTAATGGTGTCCTACTCTACTTAGATAAAGAGGATAAGGTTTACCTAAAACTGGAGAAAGGTAATTTGGTTGGAGGCTGGCAGTACTCCACATTTTCTGGCTTTCTGGTGTTCCCCCTATAG